The Candidatus Poribacteria bacterium genome contains the following window.
TCTCTGTTGATTTTATAGCAAAACTCGTAAAAAGCACTTACTCTTGACATGAGCGATTTTTTCTTCTTCAGATCGGTTTCCCTTTCGTTGTAGGGTGAATCTTGACTGACTTCACATTTTATGCTATACTTTGAGAAAATAGGAGGCAGGGCAGATGATTTCTACTTCCTCAAAACCAAATAGAAGGGCAGGTGTAGCACATGGAAACCACAGGACGAACAATCAATATTCCGAAACTGGAAATCTCCGATCAAGAACGTGCTGAAAACAAACTCACACCGGAAAGCGTCGAGGCAGGTGAGCGTCTGTTGCGCGAGGCAGGATTGGTCGTCATTGAAAGCGTGCTTCCACGCGATTGGATAGCGGATCTCAATGTTGCTATGGAAAACGTCCTCCAGAACGAAGAAGAGGGACAGAACGGCGAAAACCCAATGCTGAAAATGCCGTTCATGGATGCCCGTATCATTGATAATCCGTTCGCAATGCCGATTCTGAAAGCGGCAATGGGCGAACAAGTGTTCGCCTATCTGCCTTACGGTTGCAACTCAACCTGTCCAGGTAACGAAATCCAATGGATTCATCGGGATTCGGGACAACTCTTCCCTGAACTGCCGTTTGCTCTACCCGTTTCAACGATTGTCGTTAACATTCCGCTTGTTGATTTCACAGTAGAGAACGGCGCAACAGAGGTGTGGCCGGGTTCACATCTTATTGTTGATGATGAGGCGGTACGCAATACACCTTACAATGTGTGTGAGGAAGAGCGGGCGGCAAATTACCCATCATTTCAGTTAGAGATGCCTGCCGGTTCAGTCGTTGTGCGGGATATGCGATGCTGGCATCGGGCAATGCCGA
Protein-coding sequences here:
- a CDS encoding phytanoyl-CoA dioxygenase family protein, coding for METTGRTINIPKLEISDQERAENKLTPESVEAGERLLREAGLVVIESVLPRDWIADLNVAMENVLQNEEEGQNGENPMLKMPFMDARIIDNPFAMPILKAAMGEQVFAYLPYGCNSTCPGNEIQWIHRDSGQLFPELPFALPVSTIVVNIPLVDFTVENGATEVWPGSHLIVDDEAVRNTPYNVCEEERAANYPSFQLEMPAGSVVVRDMRCWHRAMPNRTKDTVRHMLALVYFRRFHHSPNAPGIFGARIPKEIWNDMSEDAQEVYRFQTHD